One genomic window of Nocardioides daphniae includes the following:
- a CDS encoding FAD-dependent oxidoreductase, which yields MVEEEVLSGVSRRSLLQAVGAGSSAGVMFAAMGAVGLAPTAAAQPPSKAWTPPGRSDFALSGRSSKKVVVVGGGPAGLATAYELRKAGYRVTVLEARHRGAAAP from the coding sequence ATGGTCGAAGAAGAAGTCTTGTCCGGCGTCTCGCGGCGCAGCCTCCTCCAGGCGGTCGGAGCGGGCTCGAGTGCGGGAGTGATGTTCGCGGCGATGGGAGCCGTGGGTCTCGCCCCCACGGCGGCCGCCCAGCCGCCCAGCAAGGCCTGGACTCCTCCGGGCCGCAGTGACTTCGCGCTGTCCGGACGATCGTCCAAGAAGGTCGTCGTCGTGGGCGGAGGTCCGGCCGGCCTCGCCACGGCGTACGAGCTGCGCAAGGCCGGCTACCGCGTCACGGTCCTCGAGGCCCGCCACCGCGGGGCGGCCGCACCCTGA
- a CDS encoding sensor histidine kinase — MSNTQANVRSSRSLAIILGALLVLALVAVPLVVLPAGGQAGISPGSLGVMTALVAAALAARTALLRRGAMRFSWSMLGLYLGIYAVGDALYSGLLGGSPQPSLADIVYLIAFVPAGLGLLCYPILELSRGMWRPLLIDAALLVASVALVVHTLVLRHVHGAGLELVTVTILSIYPLISTWCAALMVLVLARSRGGQRPDATLMGLAYVVYAWGDNGYAFLSVSGADLAGTWVDACYTLAPLLLAAAAAVAAATPTPRRELRRHLSGSFTPVLADLFGLGALALAAVVGPRDVVSAALGLLTVVILSVRQVALTSASWKLRGALERRIDERTQELRELTAHYERLDARKREFITATSHELRTPLAAIRGGLEMLQDGDAGELNPTAQRIVTIASRGSERLSRLVDDIIDLEKLDSGAFAHDPSVQPVERLVTEAVQTLAPLAAQHAVELRIDLAEASVVCEPDPIVQVLVNLLGNALKFSDGGTQVVVRARRQAEEVVVSVRDQGRGIPSDQLETIFRRFHQIEKDDSREKGGAGLGLSISQLIVHQHGGRMWAESDGDGATFWFTLPAADSPTPATARPRG; from the coding sequence GTGAGCAACACCCAGGCCAACGTGAGGTCATCACGCTCGCTCGCCATCATCCTCGGTGCCCTGCTGGTGCTGGCTCTCGTGGCGGTGCCCCTGGTGGTCCTGCCGGCTGGAGGGCAGGCCGGGATCTCCCCTGGCTCCCTGGGGGTCATGACGGCGCTGGTGGCGGCCGCCCTCGCCGCGCGCACGGCACTGCTCAGGCGCGGGGCGATGCGTTTCTCCTGGAGCATGCTCGGTCTCTACCTGGGCATCTACGCCGTGGGGGACGCGCTCTACTCCGGACTCCTCGGCGGGAGCCCCCAGCCGAGCCTGGCCGACATCGTCTACCTGATCGCCTTCGTGCCCGCTGGCCTCGGGCTGCTGTGCTACCCGATCCTCGAGCTCTCGCGCGGAATGTGGCGCCCGCTGCTGATCGACGCCGCGCTGCTCGTCGCCTCCGTCGCCCTCGTCGTCCACACGCTCGTGCTGCGCCACGTGCACGGGGCCGGTCTCGAGCTCGTCACCGTCACCATCCTCAGCATCTATCCGCTGATCTCCACCTGGTGCGCGGCACTGATGGTGCTGGTGCTGGCCCGTAGCCGCGGCGGGCAACGGCCTGACGCCACGCTGATGGGCCTGGCGTACGTCGTCTACGCCTGGGGCGACAACGGGTACGCCTTCCTCTCGGTCAGCGGTGCCGACCTGGCAGGCACCTGGGTGGACGCCTGCTACACGCTGGCGCCCCTCCTCCTGGCGGCTGCCGCGGCGGTCGCCGCTGCCACCCCGACGCCTCGGCGAGAGCTGCGGCGCCACCTGTCAGGTTCGTTCACCCCCGTGCTGGCCGACCTCTTCGGCCTCGGCGCACTCGCGCTCGCCGCCGTGGTCGGGCCGCGCGACGTGGTCTCCGCGGCGCTGGGACTCCTCACGGTCGTCATCCTCAGCGTCCGTCAGGTCGCCCTGACGAGCGCCTCGTGGAAGCTGCGCGGCGCCCTCGAACGGCGGATCGACGAGCGCACCCAGGAGCTGAGGGAGCTCACGGCGCACTACGAACGCCTCGACGCCCGCAAACGGGAGTTCATCACTGCCACCAGCCACGAGCTGCGCACGCCGTTGGCGGCGATCCGCGGCGGGCTGGAGATGCTCCAGGACGGGGACGCCGGCGAGCTGAACCCGACGGCGCAACGCATCGTCACCATCGCCAGCCGCGGCAGCGAGCGACTCTCCCGACTCGTCGACGACATCATCGACCTGGAGAAGCTGGACAGCGGAGCCTTCGCCCACGACCCCAGCGTCCAGCCAGTCGAACGTCTGGTCACCGAGGCGGTGCAGACGCTGGCGCCCCTCGCCGCCCAGCACGCGGTGGAGCTGCGCATCGACCTGGCGGAGGCCTCCGTGGTGTGCGAGCCCGACCCGATCGTGCAGGTGCTCGTCAACCTCCTGGGCAACGCGTTGAAGTTCTCCGACGGTGGCACCCAGGTGGTCGTGCGTGCACGACGTCAGGCCGAGGAGGTCGTGGTCTCGGTGCGCGACCAGGGTCGCGGGATCCCGTCCGACCAGCTGGAGACCATCTTCAGACGGTTCCACCAGATCGAGAAGGACGACAGCCGCGAGAAGGGCGGCGCGGGCCTGGGTCTCTCCATCTCGCAGCTCATCGTGCACCAGCACGGCGGCCGCATGTGGGCCGAGAGCGACGGCGACGGCGCGACCTTCTGGTTCACCCTGCCGGCCGCCGACTCACCCACCCCAGCCACCGCCCGCCCGCGCGGATGA
- a CDS encoding Rid family hydrolase yields MKTARTIVTAVVATAALAVPSTVWAHDKLFRPDPKEAFSFVTGDTPSIADGVAFGKEVAWYKSSGLGPSAMNTAGATPEQRYIPTDVFPGGVLPAGVTITEAQGINTLMRIGENLAAAGLSYDDVVSMRVFLQNPAGEEKMDFAGWNRAYRQFFANTNLRTGATMTVPMGSVQGAPMVVNPARPSRFALEIENLPVNGWLVEVEVDAVYPEKSKQKPKRK; encoded by the coding sequence ATGAAGACTGCACGCACCATCGTGACCGCTGTCGTGGCCACGGCCGCACTGGCCGTGCCCAGCACTGTCTGGGCGCACGACAAGCTGTTCCGCCCGGACCCGAAGGAGGCGTTCTCCTTCGTCACCGGCGACACCCCGAGCATCGCCGACGGCGTGGCCTTCGGGAAGGAGGTCGCCTGGTACAAGTCCTCGGGTCTCGGGCCATCCGCGATGAACACCGCGGGTGCCACACCCGAGCAGCGCTACATCCCCACCGACGTCTTCCCCGGCGGTGTGCTGCCGGCCGGTGTGACGATCACCGAGGCCCAGGGCATCAACACCCTCATGCGCATCGGCGAGAACCTCGCCGCCGCGGGGCTCTCGTACGACGACGTGGTCTCGATGCGGGTCTTCCTGCAGAACCCGGCGGGCGAGGAGAAGATGGACTTCGCGGGCTGGAACCGCGCCTACCGCCAGTTCTTCGCCAACACCAACCTCAGGACGGGCGCCACGATGACGGTGCCGATGGGGAGCGTGCAGGGCGCGCCCATGGTCGTGAACCCCGCGCGGCCCTCCCGCTTCGCCCTCGAGATCGAGAACCTCCCCGTCAACGGCTGGCTGGTCGAGGTCGAGGTCGACGCGGTCTATCCCGAGAAGTCGAAGCAGAAGCCGAAGAGGAAGTAG
- a CDS encoding acyl-CoA thioesterase, translating into MSTPPTVDDYPVQVGQQVRWSDVDMYGHVNNIVYYGWFDTAINTWLQAEAGVEPVSADAIGVVGESACSYENEVGLGDEVTIGLAVREVGRSSITYALAAFVDGRRAALGHWVHVYVARDGSGVTRVPARIAGVAESARADVPVVTLRKL; encoded by the coding sequence ATGAGCACGCCTCCCACCGTCGACGACTACCCCGTACAGGTCGGCCAGCAGGTGCGCTGGTCCGACGTCGACATGTACGGCCACGTGAACAACATCGTCTACTACGGCTGGTTCGACACCGCGATCAACACGTGGCTGCAGGCCGAGGCCGGCGTCGAGCCGGTCTCTGCCGACGCCATCGGCGTGGTGGGCGAGTCCGCCTGCTCGTACGAGAACGAGGTGGGCCTGGGCGACGAGGTCACCATCGGGCTCGCGGTCAGGGAGGTCGGGCGCAGCAGCATCACCTACGCCCTTGCCGCCTTCGTCGACGGACGGCGAGCAGCGCTCGGGCACTGGGTCCACGTGTACGTCGCCCGCGACGGCTCGGGGGTCACCCGCGTGCCTGCTCGGATCGCCGGGGTCGCCGAGAGTGCCCGCGCCGACGTCCCCGTCGTCACGTTGCGGAAGCTCTGA
- a CDS encoding acyl-CoA dehydrogenase family protein, with the protein MGWAGWTELQRHLWHEEMQRAGVPTPLPFNVSMIGPVLIQFASQEMKERFLPATASLDIWWSQGFSEPDAGSDLAGLRTSAVRDGDDWIVNGQKTWTTLGQYGDWIFTLVRTDPAVKKQAGISMLLIDMTSPGVEVRPIQLIDGGHEVNEVWFTDVRVPGENLVGEVNQGWTMAKFLLGNERVGVAPVAMVKRMLGRAKEVAADQLDDPVVRARVAELENELLALELTTLRVVAHSDGGEPHPASSVLKLRGTELQQAVSELVVDLAGPASLVPPDSESDLPLWARRSAPVYLNYRKASIYGGSNEIQRQIIAGTILGL; encoded by the coding sequence GTGGGGTGGGCGGGGTGGACGGAGCTGCAGCGCCACCTCTGGCACGAGGAGATGCAGCGCGCAGGCGTCCCCACCCCCCTGCCGTTCAACGTGAGCATGATCGGCCCGGTGCTCATCCAGTTCGCCTCGCAGGAGATGAAGGAGCGCTTCCTGCCCGCCACCGCCAGCCTCGACATCTGGTGGTCCCAGGGATTCTCGGAGCCCGACGCCGGTTCCGACCTGGCCGGCCTGCGGACGAGCGCCGTGCGCGACGGTGACGACTGGATCGTCAACGGTCAGAAGACCTGGACGACGCTGGGCCAGTACGGCGACTGGATCTTCACCCTCGTGCGCACCGACCCTGCGGTGAAGAAGCAGGCGGGCATCTCGATGCTGCTGATCGACATGACGTCGCCAGGCGTGGAGGTCCGGCCCATCCAGCTCATCGATGGCGGCCACGAGGTCAACGAGGTGTGGTTCACCGACGTACGTGTGCCCGGCGAGAACCTCGTGGGCGAGGTCAACCAGGGCTGGACGATGGCGAAGTTTCTGCTCGGCAACGAGCGGGTCGGCGTCGCCCCGGTCGCGATGGTGAAGCGGATGCTCGGCCGGGCCAAGGAGGTCGCCGCCGACCAGCTCGACGACCCCGTGGTCCGAGCCCGGGTGGCCGAGCTGGAGAACGAGCTGCTGGCACTCGAGCTCACCACCCTGCGCGTGGTCGCCCACTCCGACGGAGGAGAGCCGCACCCCGCCAGCTCGGTGCTCAAGCTGCGCGGCACCGAGCTCCAGCAGGCGGTCAGCGAGCTGGTCGTCGACCTCGCCGGGCCTGCCTCCCTGGTGCCTCCCGACTCGGAGAGCGACCTGCCGCTGTGGGCCCGGCGCTCGGCCCCGGTCTACCTCAACTACCGCAAGGCCTCGATCTACGGCGGCTCCAACGAGATCCAGCGCCAGATCATCGCCGGCACCATCCTCGGACTGTAG
- a CDS encoding alcohol dehydrogenase catalytic domain-containing protein, whose translation MQITGAVLRTVGAPRPYEVSTPLDVVPLELDGPRETELLVEIEVASVCHSDLSVVDGSRSRPTPMLLGHEAAGRVLEVGSGVDDIAVGQRLVLTFLPRCGACGGCASDGVAPCVPGSAANGAGEMLAGGGRLSDAEGPVHHHLGVSGFATHAVVDRRSVVPVGDDVPAEVAALLGCAVLTGGGAVVNAARPAPGSTLAVVGLGGVGMAALVTALALDDVEVVGVDTSRAKRDQALRLGASRALDPDEAAATLKADRVVEAVGRASAFELAVACTAAGGTTVTVGLPAPDDTATVSPLALVAEGPHHRRQLPGVVGARQGRPDLRRPVARGRLPVEQLISSSLPLSRINEAMERLAEGSELRQLITMKADAR comes from the coding sequence ATGCAGATCACAGGAGCCGTGCTGCGTACGGTGGGGGCACCCCGACCGTACGAGGTCTCCACCCCGCTCGACGTCGTGCCCCTGGAGCTCGACGGGCCTCGTGAGACCGAGCTCCTCGTCGAGATCGAGGTGGCGAGCGTCTGCCACTCCGACCTGTCGGTCGTGGACGGGTCCCGGAGCCGCCCGACCCCCATGCTGCTCGGCCACGAGGCGGCAGGACGGGTGCTCGAGGTCGGCTCGGGCGTCGACGACATAGCCGTGGGGCAGCGCCTGGTCCTCACCTTCCTGCCACGGTGCGGCGCGTGCGGCGGGTGCGCGAGTGACGGTGTCGCCCCGTGCGTGCCGGGATCCGCCGCCAACGGTGCCGGCGAGATGCTCGCCGGTGGCGGGCGCCTGTCCGACGCCGAAGGCCCGGTGCACCACCACCTGGGGGTCTCGGGGTTCGCCACTCACGCGGTGGTCGACCGACGCTCCGTGGTGCCTGTAGGCGACGACGTCCCCGCCGAGGTCGCCGCCCTCCTGGGATGTGCGGTGCTGACCGGCGGGGGAGCGGTGGTCAACGCCGCGCGACCTGCCCCCGGGTCGACCCTGGCCGTCGTGGGCCTCGGCGGCGTCGGCATGGCGGCGCTGGTCACGGCGCTCGCCCTCGACGACGTCGAGGTCGTCGGCGTGGACACCTCCCGGGCCAAGCGCGACCAGGCACTCCGGCTCGGGGCCAGCCGCGCCCTCGACCCCGACGAGGCCGCCGCCACCCTGAAGGCAGACCGGGTCGTCGAGGCCGTGGGCCGCGCCAGCGCCTTCGAGCTCGCCGTCGCATGCACCGCCGCCGGCGGCACCACCGTCACGGTGGGCCTTCCCGCCCCCGACGACACCGCGACCGTCTCGCCCCTCGCCCTGGTGGCCGAGGGGCCGCACCATCGTCGGCAGCTACCTGGGGTCGTCGGTGCCCGCCAGGGACGTCCCGATCTTCGTCGACCTGTGGCGCGGGGCCGGTTGCCCGTCGAGCAGCTGATCAGCTCGTCGCTCCCACTCTCCCGGATCAACGAGGCGATGGAGCGCCTGGCCGAGGGAAGCGAGCTGCGCCAGCTGATCACCATGAAGGCGGACGCACGATGA
- a CDS encoding flavin monoamine oxidase family protein has translation MNAGAGRIAQWMVTMDYMRELGVPYEVFTNANADAYLYNEKSGATPGNPIRYRTAKADVFGYTSELLNYATDQGALDQKLTTEDKENLRDFLRSFGSLQSNGTYAGGNNRGFSEYPTAWNAHGTPLPGPGTASQVLASKVGLYFSFENNWEQAMLMFQPVGGMDTTYSYFVKAIGQQNVLLNSPVTGVENTHRGVKVTYQPKRGHTRQIEADFAVVTAPAGLMRRWDTNWGSEIDSALGEFSVGSPAGKIGLQYKSRWWEDDHRIYGGITETDMDLAHVWHPSYGYGGRKGLMVGYYNTGANARAYADLSPRQREARAVAQGVKIFGPKYRTELESSFSIAWHKVPYIEGAWAYPKTTSPLFKKLQQGTGNVYFAGDWMSEISAWQHGAFWAARYAVQALHARVMSA, from the coding sequence ATGAACGCCGGCGCCGGGCGCATCGCCCAGTGGATGGTGACGATGGACTACATGCGCGAGCTCGGCGTGCCGTACGAGGTGTTCACCAACGCCAACGCGGACGCGTACCTCTACAACGAGAAGAGCGGCGCCACCCCCGGCAACCCCATCCGCTACCGCACGGCGAAGGCGGACGTCTTCGGCTACACCTCCGAGCTCCTCAACTACGCGACCGACCAGGGCGCGCTCGACCAGAAGCTCACCACCGAGGACAAGGAGAACCTCCGCGACTTCCTGCGGTCGTTCGGCTCCCTGCAGTCGAACGGCACGTACGCCGGGGGCAACAACCGGGGCTTCTCCGAGTACCCGACGGCCTGGAACGCCCACGGGACGCCGCTGCCGGGCCCGGGGACCGCCTCCCAGGTGCTCGCCAGCAAGGTCGGGTTGTACTTCTCGTTCGAGAACAACTGGGAACAGGCGATGCTGATGTTCCAGCCGGTCGGCGGCATGGACACGACCTACAGCTACTTCGTGAAGGCGATCGGCCAGCAGAACGTGCTGCTCAACTCCCCCGTCACGGGCGTGGAGAACACGCACCGGGGCGTCAAGGTCACCTACCAGCCCAAGCGCGGCCACACCCGGCAGATCGAGGCCGACTTCGCGGTGGTCACGGCGCCCGCCGGCCTGATGCGCCGCTGGGACACCAACTGGGGCTCGGAGATCGACTCGGCGCTGGGAGAGTTCTCGGTCGGCTCCCCCGCCGGCAAGATCGGGCTCCAGTACAAGTCGCGCTGGTGGGAGGACGACCACCGGATCTACGGCGGCATCACCGAGACCGACATGGACCTGGCGCACGTCTGGCACCCCTCGTACGGCTACGGCGGGCGCAAGGGGCTCATGGTCGGCTACTACAACACCGGTGCCAACGCGCGGGCGTACGCCGACCTCTCACCACGCCAGCGCGAGGCGCGGGCCGTGGCGCAGGGCGTGAAGATCTTCGGGCCGAAGTACCGCACCGAGCTGGAGTCGTCCTTCTCGATCGCCTGGCACAAGGTGCCCTACATCGAGGGCGCGTGGGCCTACCCGAAGACCACGTCGCCGCTCTTCAAGAAGCTGCAGCAGGGCACCGGCAACGTCTACTTCGCCGGTGACTGGATGTCGGAGATCTCCGCCTGGCAGCACGGTGCCTTCTGGGCCGCTCGGTACGCGGTGCAGGCGCTGCACGCGCGAGTGATGAGCGCCTGA